One window of the Salvia splendens isolate huo1 chromosome 1, SspV2, whole genome shotgun sequence genome contains the following:
- the LOC121810672 gene encoding serine decarboxylase-like has protein sequence MVGSSVGLEAAMASNGSLVNGKASDRMTAAGELAFDPTAVVPEPVPSVVESDGVDLEITREIVLGKNVHTTCFEVTEPDADDESTGDKDAYMASVLARYRKTLVERTKHHLGYPYNLDFDYGALGQLQHFSINNLGDPFIESNYGVHSRQFEVGVLDWFARLWEIEKDDYWGYITNCGTEGNLHGILVGREVFPDGVLYGSKESHYSVFKAARMYRMECVKVATLVTGEIDCADFKEQLLQNKNKPAIINVNIGTTVKGAVDDLDLVIKTLEECGFSHDRFYIHCDGALFGLMMPFVKKAPKVSFKKPIGSVSVSGHKFVGCPMPCGVQITRLKHINALSSNVEYLASRDATIMGSRNGHAPIFLWYTLNRKGYKGFQKEVQKCLRNAHYLKDRLRDAGISAMLNELSSTVVFERPRDEEFVRRWQLACERNMAHIVVMPNVTIEKLDYFLNELIQGRSIWYKDEKVRPPCLATDIGTCNCCCALHK, from the exons ATGGTTGGGAGCAGCGTTGGACTGGAGGCAGCGATGGCGTCCAACGGATCTTTGGTTAACGGAAAGGCTTCGGATCGGATGACGGCGGCAGGAGAGCTAGCCTTTGATCCGACGGCGGTGGTACCCGAGCCGGTGCCGTCGGTGGTGGAGTCGGACGGTGTAGATCTGGAGATCACGAGAGAGATCGTTTTGGGGAAGAACGTGCACACCACGTGCTTTGAGGTGACGGAGCCCGACGCCGACGACGAATCTACCGGAGATAAGGATGCGTACATGGCTAGTGTGTTGGCGAGGTACCGGAAGACGCTCGTGGAAAGGACCAAACACCATTTAG GATATCCATACAATCTGGACTTTGATTATGGTGCTCTTGGTCAGCTGCAGCATTTCTCTATTAACAATCTTGGAGATCCGTTCATTGAGAGCAATTACGGTGTGCACTCCAGACAGTTTGAAGTGGGTGTTTTAGATTGGTTTGCCCGCCTGTGGGAAATTGAGAAGGATGACTATTGGGGATACATCACAAACTGTGGAACTGAGGGTAATCTTCACGGGATCCTTGTTGG AAGAGAAGTTTTCCCTGATGGAGTTTTGTACGGATCAAAGGAGTCCCATTACTCCGTCTTCAAAGCAGCAAGAATGTACAGAATGGAGTGCGTAAAAGTTGCGACTTTGGTCACTGGAGAGATTGACTGTGCAGATTTTAAAGAACAGCTGCTTCAGAACAAGAATAAGCCAGCGATCATTAATGTGAATATAG GAACCACTGTTAAAGGGGCTGTTGATGACCTCGATCTTGTTATAAAAACCCTTGAAGAATGTGGATTTTCACATGATAGATTCTACATTCATTGCGATGGTGCTTTGTTTGGTCTAATGATGCCATTTGTTAAAAAG GCACCGAAAGTTTCATTCAAGAAGCCTATTGGAAGTGTTAGTGTTTCAGGCCACAAGTTTGTGGGATGCCCAATGCCCTGTGGAGTGCAAATAACGCGGCTGAAACACATAAATGCTCTCTCAAGCAATGTAGAATATCTTGCATCTAGAGATGCAACAATCATGGGAAGCCGGAATGGTCATGCTCCAATCTTCTTGTGGTACACTCTAAACAGAAAAGGCTACAAAGGATTCCAAAAAGAAGTCCAAAAGTGCCTCAGAAACGCTCACTATTTGAAAGACAGACTCAGGGATGCGGGGATTAGTGCCATGCTCAACGAGCTGAGCAGTACTGTAGTGTTTGAACGGCCTCGAGATGAAGAATTTGTTCGCCGTTGGCAACTTGCCTGTGAGAGGAACATGGCACATATTGTTGTGATGCCCAATGTGACCATTGAGAAGCTGGATTACTTTCTgaatgaattaattcaagggcgATCGATTTGGTATAAAGATGAAAAAGTTCGCCCGCCTTGTCTAGCAACAGACATTGGGACCTGCAACTGTTGTTGTGCTCTTCACAAGTGA
- the LOC121810821 gene encoding transcription factor VIP1-like: MMDVDPKFGNSAYNPGRADLDQISDAPTRVPFHRRAHSETFFRFPDLDDILVDGVLADLNLETPPSIQAPQQKRSDGLAHLRSLSVDADFFEGLVLDGPPSAEAAPPGPRHRHSNSMDEYSSATSSCEVDSNAKKSVAADRLAELALIDPKRAKRILANRQSAARSKERKTRYTGELERKVQTLQSEATTLSAKITLLQRDTSALTAENKELKLKLQAMEQQAHLRDALNEALRNELQWLKIAAGQMHGSNGSSRGPPSPFSPLQPPTTNYYAQQQQHTSTNSAKQEG, encoded by the exons ATGATGGACGTCGACCCCAAATTCGGAAATTCCGCCTACAATCCGGGTCGGGCCGATCTGGACCAGATTTCCGACGCCCCGACCCGGGTGCCCTTCCACCGCCGCGCCCACTCCGAAACCTTCTTCCGCTTCCCCGACCTCGACGACATCCTCGTCGACGGCGTCCTCGCTGACCTCAACCTCGAAACGCCGCCGTCTATCCAGGCGCCACAGCAGAAGAGGAGCGACGGGCTGGCTCATCTGCGGAGCCTCTCGGTGGACGCGGATTTCTTCGAGGGGCTTGTGCTGGACGGTCCGCCGTCGGCGGAGGCGGCGCCGCCTGGGCCTCGGCACAGGCATAGCAACTCCATGGACGAGTACTCCAGTGCGACGTCGTCGTGCGAGGTCGATTCGAACGCGAAGAAGTCTGTTGCTGCTGATAGGCTGGCGGAGCTCGCCCTGATTGACCCTAAGAGAGCCAAAAG GATATTGGCGAATAGACAATCTGCTGCGCGTTCGAAAGAGAGAAAAACGCGCTACACGGGTGAGCTGGAAAGGAAAGTTCAAACCCTGCAAAGTGAGGCCACCACACTCTCAGCTAAGATCACATTGTTGCAG AGGGACACGAGTGCGTTGACAGCTGAGAACAAGGAACTGAAACTGAAGCTGCAGGCCATGGAACAGCAAGCACACCTCAGAGATG CTCTGAATGAAGCCTTGAGGAATGAACTGCAGTGGCTCAAGATTGCAGCCGGCCAAATGCATGGCTCCAATGGGAGCAGCAGAGGGCCACCCTCCCCATTTTCACCACTCCAGCCTCCAACGACAAATTATTAtgcgcagcagcagcagcacacAAGCACCAACAGCGCGAAACAGGAGGGTTGA
- the LOC121799396 gene encoding fructose-1,6-bisphosphatase, cytosolic-like, giving the protein MEFGLVIRKSRGDFAILLSHIVLGCKFVCTAVNKAGLAKLIGLAGETNVQGEEQKKLDVLSNEVFIKALVSSGRTCILVSEEDEEATFVEPALRGKYCVVFDPLDGSSNIDCGVSIGTIVGIYAVKDGVDPKIEDVLQPGKNMVAAGYCKYGSSCTLVLSTGKGVNGFTLDPSLGEFILTHPDIKIPIKGKSYSVNEGNAENWDGQQQSMYVEKCKYPQDGSPAKSLRYIGSMVADVHRTLLYGGFFLYPADKKSPNGKLRVLYEVFAMSYLMEQAGGQAFTGKQRALDLLPTKIHERSPIFLGSYDDVEEIKALYAAEGQK; this is encoded by the exons ATGGAATTTGGCCTTGTGAT ACGGAAATCGCGCGGAGACTTCGCCATCTTGCTCAGTCATATTGTTCTCGGCTGCAAGTTCGTTTGCACTGCAGTTAACAAG GCTGGTTTGGCCAAGCTCATAGGACTTGCAGGAGAGACGAATGTGCAG GGTGAAGAACAGAAGAAACTGGATGTGCTCTCGAATGAAGTCTTTATCAAGGCGTTAGTCAGCAGTGGCCGAACT TGCATCCTTGTCTCCGAAGAGGATGAAGAGGCAACATTTGTGGAACCCGCCCTGCGTGGAAA GTACTGTGTTGTGTTCGACCCATTGGATGGATCATCCAACATCGACTGTGGTGTTTCTATTGGAACT ATCGTTGGGATTTATGCAGTCAAAGACGGAGTTGACCCAAAGATAGAAGATGTCTTGCAGCCTGGGAAAAATATGGTAGCTGCGGGATACTGCAAGTACGGAAGCTCCTGCACG CTTGTTCTTAGTACTGGAAAGGGAGTTAACGGGTTCACACTCGATCCATCTCTTGGAGAATTCATATTGACTCACCCAGATATTAAG ATTCCCATAAAAGGAAAAAGTTATTCTGTCAACGAAGGAAATGCCGAGAACTGGGATGGACAACAGCAAAGTAT GTATGTGGAAAAATGCAAATATCCCCAAGATGGATCGCCAGCAAAATCTCTGAGATACATTGGAAG CATGGTAGCTGATGTCCACCGCACTTTGCTCTACGGAGGCTTCTTTTTGTACCCAGCTGATAAGAAAAGCCCAAATGGGAAACTACG GGTGCTCTACGAAGTCTTCGCTATGTCATATCTGATGGAACAAGCCGGGGGACAAGCATTTACAGGGAAACAACGG GCTCTCGACTTGCTTCCTACAAAGATACACGAACGTTCACCGATATTCCTAGGTAGCTATGACGATGTTGAGGAGATCAAAGCATTGTACGCTGCTGAAGGGCAAAAATAA
- the LOC121810668 gene encoding pentatricopeptide repeat-containing protein At3g61360-like produces MMLLTCRNCKISQHLNIYKRQSVALFCSSIEMGTEIERVVRMISDHPFPDQPLRPTLQCQIPPTALSPPFVENVLGSLFGAHTNGLKAYEFFKYCLDCKLYVPSSGAFDKTLHILARMRYLHEAWELLESIRRSHPSLLTLKSMSIMLSRIAKSQSYEVTIEAFEKMEKDIFRGKKFGTNEFNVLLRAFCTQRQMKEARSVFHKMHPRFPPNNKTVNILLLGFKESGDITAVELFHHEMIRRGFKPNSVTHNIRIDMYCKKGCFGDALRLLEEMECAGFSPSLETITTLIHGAGVARNISKAKHLFEEILRRSLLPDTGAYNALLSSLVRSKDVHGAAQLMEGMEKRNIEHDNVTYHNMFLGLMRSDGIDGVSELYTKMVDKNFVPKTRTVVLLMKFFCQNSWVDLGLDLWNYLVEKGHCPHSHSLDLLVTALCARGRVEESAACSKQMLERGRLVSERVFQMLERLLVEMGESEKLEELGCLIQKLKQFLP; encoded by the coding sequence ATGATGCTTCTCACATGCAGAAATTGCAAAATTAGTCAACATTTGAATATCTATAAGAGGCAGAGTGTTGCCTTGTTTTGTTCCTCTATAGAGATGGGCACAGAGATTGAAAGAGTTGTTAGAATGATCAGTGATCATCCTTTTCCCGATCAACCGCTTCGTCCCACCTTACAATGCCAAATTCCCCCTACTGCGTTGTCACCCCCGTTTGTTGAAAACGTGCTAGGTAGCTTGTTTGGTGCGCATACGAATGGCCTGAAAGCATatgaatttttcaaatattgCCTTGATTGTAAGCTCTATGTTCCTAGTTCCGGTGCATTTGACAAAACATTGCATATTCTTGCACGTATGCGCTACCTTCACGAAGCATGGGAGTTATTAGAGAGTATCAGGCGGAGCCACCCTTCCCTGCTCACGCTCAAGTCAATGAGCATAATGTTGTCCAGAATAGCGAAATCCCAGTCCTATGAAGTCACCATAGAAGCATTTGAGAAGATGGAGAAGGATATATTTCGAGGAAAAAAATTTGGCACAAATGAGTTTAATGTGCTTCTTCGAGCATTCTGCACCCAGCGTCAAATGAAAGAAGCGCGATCTGTTTTCCACAAGATGCATCCTCGGTTTCCTCCCAACAACAAGACCGTGAATATTTTGCTGCTGGGATTTAAAGAATCCGGTGATATTACTGCAGTGGAATTGTTCCATCATGAGATGATCCGGAGGGGTTTTAAACCAAACAGCGTTACGCATAACATCAGAATTGATATGTACTGTAAGAAAGGGTGTTTTGGCGATGCTCTAAGACTTCTTGAAGAAATGGAATGTGCTGGTTTCTCTCCCTCGTTAGAAACAATAACCACGTTAATTCATGGAGCTGGGGTGGCTCGTAATATCTCAAAGGCTAAGCACTTATTTGAGGAAATTCTTAGAAGATCTCTACTGCCGGACACCGGGGCTTATAATGCCTTGTTGAGTTCTCTCGTCAGATCAAAGGATGTGCACGGCGCAGCACAATTAATGGAGGGGATGGAGAAGAGAAACATTGAGCATGACAATGTCACTTATCATAACATGTTTTTGGGATTAATGAGATCAGATGGTATTGATGGTGTTTCTGAACTTTATACGAAGATGGTTGATAAGAATTTCGTGCCAAAGACCCGGACAGTTGTTTTGCTGATGAAGTTTTTCTGCCAGAATAGCTGGGTTGACCTGGGATTGGACTTGTGGAATTACTTGGTTGAGAAAGGTCACTGTCCTCACAGCCATTCACTGGACCTCCTGGTTACAGCTCTTTGCGCCCGAGGGAGAGTTGAAGAATCCGCTGCTTGCTCTAAGCAGATGCTAGAAAGAGGTAGACTTGTGAGCGAGCGAGTGTttcagatgttggagaggcttTTGGTGGAGATGGGGGAGTCGGAGAAATTAGAGGAATTGGGGTGTTTGATACAGAAGTTGAAGCAGTTCTTGCCTTAA